In Tenrec ecaudatus isolate mTenEca1 chromosome 4, mTenEca1.hap1, whole genome shotgun sequence, a single window of DNA contains:
- the FDXACB1 gene encoding ferredoxin-fold anticodon-binding domain-containing protein 1 — MAPQRLLLVGEGNFSFAAALSKTLDPSTVRVVATCLQSPAALARDPVAAENLQRLRERGAEVRLGVDCTQLADAFELHDREFDRIYFNFPHCGRKAGVAKNRELLAKFFQSCAEVLAEAGEVHVALCRGQGGTPADKPMREWHNSWQVTAMAALGGLILSDVRPFSCEAVPGYKCTGYRSQDKAFHVEGALNHIFTRSLPFECLQPRLFRIRLGDHRLSFPEPEALVGKLNRGLLEAPSGHPVKTINEELIALFSSAFPVKRLKCPTPLLPPEGASALTSWKGDNFSAAFWVNLLEDHSHAEPLTDGTTQHTEELLLSFAECSLPRHPERDKEGTPGRICGQAKGCLRPSLLVHVPAVIQAPDFLPGSLHILSGPVFRKCLILPFRMPAFHETLLILGLNQTQKDGSLQSLLDHLKCVLDGLLTQTLPQGSPLGSSVEFLLQPNEDYLISVKSHHLTPDGAENLIIGSVTTSATSIRHKDQGLVLVSMNLDLLTMLVWSISDWRMLWSFDNRFLKNFVPGEREPFKSYSLYPPCYVHDISFWLDEEQGFDELEFHTVAREVSQDTVISIQFLSRFQHPDTEQVSLCYRLTYQACDKALTQQQAASMQSQLREKIQQRLHVTPR, encoded by the exons ATGGCTCCGCAGCGCCTCCTGTTGGTCGGGGAGGGGAATTTCTCCTTCGCCGCCGCCCTGAGCAAGACTCTGGATCCGAGCACCGTTCGCGTTGTTGCCACCTGCCTCCAGAGCCCCGCCGCCCTGGCCCGCGATCCCGTGGCCGCGGAAAACCTGCAGCGCCTCCGCGAGCGAG GTGCGGAGGTCCGTTTGGGCGTGGACTGCACCCAGCTGGCTGACGCCTTTGAACTGCACGACAGGGAGTTCGACCGAATTTATTTCAATTTCCCCCACTGTGGACGCAAAGCCGGAGTGGCTAAGAATAGGGAACTACTCGCCAAGTTTTTCCAAAG TTGTGCAGAGGTGCTTGCAGAGGCAGGAGAAGTACATGTGGCACTATGCAGAGGACAAGGAGGGACGCCTGCTGACAAGCCCATGAGAGAATGGCACAACAGTTGGCAAGTGACTGCCATGGCAGCCCTGGGCGGGCTGATTTTAAGTGATGTGCgccctttcagctgtgaggctgtGCCAGGGTACAAGTGCACTGGATATAG GAGTCAAGATAAGGCTTTTCATGTCGAAGGTGCTTTGAACCATATCTTCACCCGGAGCTTGCCCTTTGAATGTCTCCAACCCAGACTCTTCAGAATCAGACTGGGTGACCACCGGCTTTCATTTCCAGAACCAGAAGCCCTTGTAGGAAAGTTGAACAG gGGTCTCCTGGAAGCACCTTCAGGTCATCCTGTCAAAACCATCAATGAGGAACTCATCGCTCTATTCAGCAGTGCTTTCCCTGTAAAAAGGCTGAAGTGTCCCACACCTTTGCTGCCACCAGAGGGCGCCAGTGCTCTCACTTCCTGGAAAGGTGACAATTTCTCAGCTGCTTTTTGGGTGAATCTCCTTGAGGACCACTCACATGCGGAGCCCCTGACGGATGGGACGACACAACACACGGAGGAGCTTCTCTTGTCATTTGCTGAATGTAGCCTTCCCAGGCATCCTGAGCGAGATAAGGAAGGGACTCCTGGAAGAATCTGTGGTCAAGCCAAGGGCTGCCTTAGACCTTCTCTCCTAGTTCATGTTCCGGCTGTCATCCAGGCACCAGACTTTCTCCCAGGTTCTCTGCATATCCTCAGCGGACCCGTCTTTAGAAAATGCCTCATTTTGCCTTTCAGGATGCCAGCCTTTCACGAGACTTTACTAATTCTGGGGCTTAATCAAACTCAGAAGGATGGCTCTCTGCAGTCGCTGCTTGATCACCTGAAGTGTGTTCTAGATGGCCTGCTGACGCAGACATTGCCTCAAGGCTCTCCGTTGGGCAGTTCAGTGGAATTTCTCCTTCAACCAAATGAAGATTATCTGATTAGTGTCAAGTCTCATCATTTGACTCCAGATGGTGCCGAGAATCTGATTATTGGGTCCGTCACCACATCTGCTACCAGCATCAGACACAAAGACCAAGGTCTTGTGTTGGTGTCTATGAACTTGGACCTACTAACCATGCTGGTCTGGAGTATCTCTGACTGGAGAATGTTGTGGTCCTTTGATAACCGTTTCCTGAAGAACTTTGTCCCTGGGGAAAGAGAACCCTTCAAAAGCTATTCCCTGTATCCCCCATGCTATGTGCATGATATTAGTTTTTGGTTAGATGAGGAGCAGGGCTTTGATGAACTCGAGTTCCATACTGTGGCCCGAGAAGTGTCCCAGGACACTGTCATCTCCATACAGTTCCTTAGTCGTTTTCAGCATCCAGACACGGAGCAGGTCAGCCTGTGCTACAGATTGACCTACCAGGCTTGTGACAAGGCCCTCACACAACAGCAAGCAGCATCAATGCAGTCTCAACTTAGGGAAAAAATTCAACAACGGTTACATGTGACACCTCGGTAG
- the CFAP68 gene encoding cilia- and flagella-associated protein 68: protein MNMEQLDMDLTHSPRKPSTCTSYPTSYFSSGKRQALVCFLTNPHCGSIINADGHGEVWTDWNDVSKFFQYGWRCTTNENSYSIRTLMGNWNQERYDLKNIVQPNPLPSQFGHYFETIYDTSYNSKMPLSTHRFNQEPHWFPGHQPELDPPQYKCTGKSTHMNSYSKPQQPAHHLECVWDPSNDQFHSPRV from the exons ATGAACATGGAACAGCTGGACATGGATCTCACTCACTCTCCTAGGAAACCTTCAACCTGCACAAGCTACCCAACATCTTATTTCTCTTCAGGGAAG AGGCAGGCCCTGGTGTGTTTCCTCACAAACCCACACTGTGGCAGTATCATTAATGCTGATGGCCATGGTGAAGTGTGGACAGATTGGAATGATGTTTCCAAGTTTTTCCAGTATGGATGGAGATGCACCACCAACGAGAATTCCTATTCAATCCGTACTCTAATGGGCAACTGGAACCAGGAAAGATATGACCTAAAGAATATTGTGCAGCCAAACCCCCTGCCTTCCCAG ttTGGACACTATTTTGAAACAATATATGACACAAGCTATAACAGCAAGATGCCTCTTTCAACCCATA GATTTAACCAAGAGCCTCACTGGTTCCCAGGACATCAGCCTGAACTGGATCCTCCCCAATACAAATGCACAGGAAAGTCCACGCACATGAATAGCTATTCAAAGCCTCAACAACCCGCGCATCATCTTGAGTGTGTATGGGATCCTAGTAATGACCAATTTCACAGTCCAAGAGTGTAA